The DNA sequence ATCTTTTAACATAATCAAATTGGCTGATAATTTTGATATTGAGATATCCTGATACCTAATAGACTGAATAATATTATGATAGGTTtgaaatgtgaacaaaaatcaCATGTATCATACATGAGGATGGATATTAACAATAAATGAATAGAATCAAATACAAAgaataaatcgatggtgaaatcaAGCCATGTATCTTGgcttgcgacattgcagacttccggccatattatttttatttaatgaaaaaataggtactcaacgtcaattcttgaaaacttgcgtgattttctttctttttgtgaaggaaattctgaaaaaactacAAGTAATGATGTTGATCTGTTCTCATTTTAAAGACATTAAAAAGGATTTGAGAAATAGATTTCAAAACACCAAAAACAAGATacttggtttgggagtttcaccgtcgaaatgtgaaTGATAGAAATCATCATAGAGAGGGGGAATAATACTATGACACACGCCACATAACATAATAGGCACATATCTCCAGCAATaatgacaatttaattttttgaacaaaaatgaaTAGAAGATGCATCTTCATCATTTCAAGTCAACGATGGCATTAAAACTATTGATTTTTCGTCTCACCAGCTTTACTTGCTGAGTTTCAGCATATGCTGATGCTCAGAAATCTATAATAGTGGAAgttggatttttaaaatttttcctcaataTTCAATAATATTTCCTTGGACATGTTGCTCAAATGGAATAATAGGAGAATTTTCTCATAGGATATTTGTAACGTCAAGTGTTAACTCTCTGCAAAATGTAGGTACCTGGAGCTCCAGCAAATTTTGCCAATGttcactccttttttttttttattcaggatgttttgaaagaaaaaaatgcgtaTATCGAGCAGTTATTGAAGGAGCAAGAGTTGGCACGATCTCAATTTACGAAAGCAGCAACCCAAGTTGGAGACACAGAACTCAAACTAAATACTCTACAGATTGAATTTGATCAAGTTAGTATTCTTTATTACATCATTTGGATCAAGTAACTTGGGAAGAGACCaatcctcatttttcaaaaaacttagttaagctttttgaaatcaaactACCTACGTCAAAATTTTATTGTATCAAAAGATGAAAAGTGTAAACTCATATTTGAAGTTATTGGGGTGAATCTAAGTGATTCATTCATAAAAGAAGACTTACCATCAATAATGGACTAAGTGCCAAAGAATCGAAGATTGAGTTAGAAGTTACATTTACTCTTAGCGCTCTGACCCCCTAAAGTTTTTTTGTGTCATTCATTCAACCGTTCTTCTGagttgatttccatgatttttgcagtTATCAACAAGTGGTAGCCCCTAGACAAGCTAGCTCCATCAAGATTCTGGGAACATTACCCaggtttttcatattttgtgttaaaattgTGAATTATGCCTTTCAAAGGATGAAtgtgttcaatttttatcaCGCAGTTCTTTCTGTTTCTTTTATGTACGTTTCACATaaagttttggttttttatgttgcatattttgctgtttttctgtttgtttctATCTCTGAAATGAGTGATTTTGAGAATTAAAAAGATTTTGAAGTCAACTTTGTTCAACAAACTTTTTAAACTTGAATTTCACTTATTTACTTAAAGAATAGCAACAAAAGGCTCCCTAACTcgaatattttaacaatttttttacacttttttaaaGTCCCAAAATAGTCAGTGCCACTATTGCAATAGGCTTAGTATTTTTCTgtgtatttttattcatttacgtTGTCCTGTTTCAGTTTCGTAAGGAGGTCGATGTGAATCGGAAGAAGTTTGAAGAAAGTATAGCtaaattagaaaaagaaaaacgagaATTGATAGAGCAACTAGACGATGAAAAACGCAAAAGTGAGGATCTCCAGTTCAGAGTCGAAGAAGAGTCCATCGAAAAAAGTGAACTCCAGGTacttaattttaagtttcagcagatagttttactttttttttcactgattcTACCTACTCAACAATGAATGGAAGTTCGTACTTTTGTCATTTAGGCTCTATCATACCCTTTTTACTAGTTTTTGCATTGTTGTGGAAATGATACAGTCAGTTCTTTTTATGCTAGCCATGCctgaagaaatacattgcatttttttatcaaagtcaCCATCAGAATGagcattatttttcaattttcttagcTGAAAGGTATATTAACTCCACTGGTTTTAAGCCcctcaaaaaaatgtaaataatatCATTAGTGTAGCatttattttagaattttagggagtaaaaattaaatgtccagctatttttctttggaatttgaGTTTTAAGGGAGGCATGCTTCTGAAAGCTCCCATGAAAATGCAGGTCAATCGATTTTACTGAATGACTTCTCTGACTCTGACTTCACTCTGTCATTATGTTGACCATTTTCTTGTGTCCAAAAATTGAACATTATTACTTTCATCTGTATAGGTTCACTTACTAGGCTGCAATGCCTAAAACTGAAATGAACTTTATTTTGCCTATTGTTCAACACATTTGTTTATCACATGTGTAATCGTTTGTTTTTCTCTTCCACAGACTCAAATTGAACAGCGGTCAAAAAGGGTAGCTGAATTAGAAACTTTAGTGAAAGAAGGGAATAGCAAACTTGGACAGACAGATGCTGAATCcaataaattatttgaaactgAAGAAGCGCTGTTAAAAGTGCGGGAAGAGCTGGAGGCCATCCGCAAATCATCCAAAACCAATGAAGAAACACTACGAAAACAGTTAAATGAAACTCAAACTAAACTAGACAATAGCGAAAAATTTGTCAAAGACCTACAAAACGAAGTAGAGAAACTCAGGGAAGAATCAGCCGCCAGCTTGAGTAAAACGGTTGAAGATTTGAATAACGAGATCTCCAAGCTAAGAATAGAATGCGATGAAGCTTCagacaaaatgaaaatcatGGAGCTTGAAAACACTAAATTAAAAGAGGAGGTCGAGTCTATGGAAAAGTTATCAAAATCCCACGAGGAAAGTTTGCAAAGTGAAtttaatattcaaattttgaaattcaaagagCAGATTCAGTTGTTAGAAAtagacaaaaaaagagagaaagaaaaggctGATGAACTAAGTGCGATAATAGATGAATTAAATAAGAACaaattagaagaagaaaaaaaattaagagactcTAATCTTGAATTAGAGAAGAAAATAACTTCACTTGTCAATGAATCAACGATGAATTTAGAATCAAAATCCAATAGCTAtgagaaaaaagtaaaggaCCTATTAAATGAGGTTAACGAAAAAACAAGCACGATAGAACAACTTAAATCTCAGCAAAAATTAGTGGAAGATAATGCTAAAAATCTTGAGATTAAATTACAGTTACAGCTGAATGATTTGCAAACATCTTTAGATCAAAAATCTAAAGAACTTgaacaattaaaaaaagataTGGAAGAAAAATTGTCCAATTCAAGCAAAGCGGAAGAAGATTCGCGTCTAGCTTTTGAGAAGAAATTAGGAGATAAAGTTGAAGAATGTaacaaattaaatgaaaaactatctTCGCGAGAAGTAGAAGTAACGGAACTGAAAACAGCCATGGAAACAAAGCTGtcagaatttaaaaatctggaagATAAATTATCAGAAGaattgaaaaaacgaaaatcattAGAGAATGAGCTTCAGTTAAGACTTGCCGAGAGCTCAGGTTCTGCCGAAAAAAACACAGAGCTCgctgaaactttgaaaaaacttcAGGATGAATTGGGAAGTAGCAACGAGAAACGGGAGCAACTTGAAGCCAAGTTGCTGAAAAAAGCAGAAGATTTTAAGgaacttgaagaaaaattaaaattagtccaAGCTGAGTTCTCAAACATcgaggaaaaattaagtaaaaaattagatgaatTTGAGACGGTTCAAAATAATTTAGCTTCAAAATCCTCAGAATGTGAGAAGTTAGCTGTAGAGTTAAAGGAGAAGGTGAATCTCGTAAAAACATcggaaaatgaattaaataaaatgaagggaaagcTGATTGAAGTCGAGGGAAAACACAGTGATGTAACCAAAAGTCTCGATCAACACCTACAAGAATTCAGAGAACAACAAGttgaaattgagaagaaaacaGAGGAGCTTGCTCGCATTAGTGAGGAATTGAAACTGAAAGACATTGAAATTAGCAAATCATCAGAAACCATCAAACGTAAGTTAAAAGATTCTAGTTCATGACTTCATCATATTTTACCTATTTCTACAGATAAAATTGAACTGATTCGTACTTTATTATATTACAGCTCTAAGGGCGCCTAAAAACCGCTGGAAATTCATGCCAGGAATTCCTCCTCCCATGTAACGCGCGACGCAGACCCACTGACCTCTCCCCGCTGACAGTCTCCTCCCTACCCGCCTGCCTTCCTCTCACCATGCACCGTGCCGCACGCGTTTCCCACTCCTTGGCTGCTCTCCGCATCGCGTTGCTGAGTGAGTTCAACCAGTGTCGATTCTCGACTGGTTGAGAGCGCAGCGCTATGCACCTCCTCTCGATTAAATGCTGCGATCGCTTTGGAACTCATGAAGAATTGAAGAGTGCAATCGATTCTCGAATTTTCTCGATTAATCAATTGTTGTGCCATAGAATATTCTAGGAGGCTCAGGAACATTCCGACCTGGGCGAGCAATTCCTGGCGCGCTTGCCCGAACCGACTGATGAGGCTCGTTTTCAATTATGATGTGAAGATTAGAATGCATGCATAGGCTTATTTACTTCTCCGCTTAAACTTGAATCAAGTAACTAAAACTTAAACTAAAGTAATTGTACACCTGTAAGTTCAGGAAATCAATAGCGATAAAACAGTAATTAAAAAGgatcaaacaaacaaacaacaaaaTAAGACTTTTAGTTCTAGGGACGACCTTGTGTACAGCCTCTAATCTTTAAAATATGTATTCTAAAAATATGACACAGAACAGAACCTGATTGTTTTCGAAAACTTCACTGCCTAATCTAGTAGTTGTTACTAATGATAGTCTCAGCTCCTTCTAATTAGGTGCAGTAGCTTAGCTCCAACGAAACTGATCCTGCtgtttaacttattttttatttttacccaaTATTCATTTCCAGAGTTGAACGATTCGATGGCAAATGCAGAAAGATCGATTGAAGAACAAACAGAAATTATTCGAaatttaaataatgaaaaaagtgACATGGGAAGGAAAATACAAGATTTGGAAGAAAAGTGTGAAAGCCTCATCCAGCAGAAacaaaaattggtaagtaacCTCTTTTGTAGCCTTAATTTGTGTGATGATTGATTTTTAAGTGCATTATACAAATCCATTTGctaaaatattactttttaaaTCGATTTGTTGTATCCTCTTGAGATAAACTTAGAGTATCTGAGTGGCCACTTTGTGCGTTTCactgaatttaaaatgaagattCTGAATGAGGAGACAAGAACAAAGTTACGATAGGAAACAAATCATTAGAGAAATAGATCAGTATTTGTATCACTTCTAAACCACAATCGCTGTCTACAACAAGCAGAGACAAAACACATAACGACTCAGTAGTGAAGCAGATGAGAATAGTAAGTGTAataggagggtatggattcgatcaacatgaatcaatcgacaccgattcgatcgacaaattgttaaaaaactggtgtcgattcgatcgacatgaatcgatcgaaaaattaaaacgtgattCAATAGACAttaatcgatcgacaccgattcgctcggcagttaatttaaaaacacccgtgtcgcttcgatcgacatgaatggatcgaaaactgaaaatgtgaattgatcgacaccgattcgatcgacaaaattcgattgactcacaggtttgtcaattgactcacgggtttgtcgattgactcacgggtttgtcgatcgactcacgggtttgtcgatcgattcatgtcgatccattcacgttttcatttttcgaacaattcatgtcgatcgaatccataccctccagtGTAATAAGGCTAATTGTAaatagaataataataataattaccaTCATAATATTACTATTTACGCAATGATACGATaatattacaaatatttacGAATAATATTACTATCGAAGCTAAACTCAGGTTCTGAAGAGGGAAGGAGAGGGAAATTTAGGACTGTCTGATAAACCCCTTCAGAGAAGGATGGGAGCCAGGGAGGGACGAAGGGACCTGACAGAGAAAGGGGGTCAACAAATCTAAAAATGTGCCTGGCTTCTTTGATGGACAGTCCcctatctttgaaattttgccgTATTGTACTTTCTAAATTGCAACAGATGCTTGGAAAGCTAGATATTTTACCAATGTTTTATTTACCTAATCATTGATTTATTTGTCACCTCCTTTATTTCTGCTTTTAGGAAGACAACATTTCGGAACTCATGAATAATTCCAGCAGTTCATCTGAGCAGCTGACCAGGCTTCATTCAGAGCTCAGAGAAAAAGGTCAAGAAGTTGAAGGGCTTAGAGAAGCGTTGAATGAAAAAACGAGAGCTGTTGAAAGAATTGAAGAAGACCTGCGACAGCAGTTAGAACTCCTCTCTGAAAAGAAGAGCAAATTGGAGGCTGcctcaaaagaagaaattgagaaattgAAGCAAGAGCATGCAAATAATTTAGCAGCTCTAAAAAGTACACATGAAGCATCATTAATGAATTCTTTAAATGAAATGGAGAAGGTTAAATCTGAATCGATCAGTACTGAAACAAATTTGAAAGAACAGATCAATCTTCTCATAGCAGAGAAAAAAGACCTCGAAACCAAGTTGGAGTCGTTTAAAGATAGAGAAACTCAGTTGGAATCGGAGTTGAAAGTTCTCCAAGAAGAAAAGCAGCAGATGGAAAAGGATCTAAAGGAAATCAGTGATGTGAAAGCTAAAACTGATTCTGACCTTGAGGCGCAACtagctgaaaaagaaaatagcaTAAAAAGATGCGAACACCAATTTGAAATGTTCCGACAGTCTGCCAACCTTATggaggaaaagttcaaaaagaaAGTGGAAGAACTTACTCAATCTTTATCCAAAAAAGATACTCTCCTAACCTCAGCAAATATTCAAATAGATGAGTTAAAAGTAGACTATGAGACAGCAGAGGCCAGGATACAGGATTTGAAAACTAAAGTCAgtaagaagaaagaaaagattgAAATGCTGAACAGAGAGTTACAAGATACCAAAaatattgctaaaaatttgcagactgctgtaacagaaaaaattgagttgttggAGAAACAGGAGAAAGAAATACAATGCCTCAAAGCAGAAAAAGAATCTTCCGTCCTAACTGccgaggaaaaaatcaggaaccTTGCTGATTTAGAGAAAACTCAATCACAGTTTGCTGAAAAAGAGGTTTCTTTAGTAAAAGAAATTGAGAGTCTGAAGTCTGAAAGTAATAAAATCAATGAAGACATGAAGGCCAAAGAAAATCAACTTCAAGATTTacgtacaaaaattgaaaatcttcagAGAGACAGGGTAGACAAAGAGAATGATTTGAACAAAGAAATCGAGACTTTGAACGTCGAAAAAAATCGCATTAGTCAAATACTcgaagaaaaagatgaaaaattgaaatctttaTACGCTGAGATTGAAAGTATCTCCCACAAAACGGCTGAAAAGGAAACCCTGctcaaagttaaaattgaaaatcagcAGAAAGAGTCAGAAGAACTTACAAAGCAATTAGCTGAAAAGAGTAGTCAGATTCAAATAGTTAGTTCAGAGCTTGAACTTCTGCAATCTAAAAATCACTCTCTCAACGATGAGCTGTCTGAGAAGACAAACAAGATAAAAACTCTGACTGAAGAGTTGAACTCTCTGAAACAAAGTATTGCCCAAAATAGTTCAGATAAAGACAAGATTATTtgtgagaaaaataatattatttcGGATTTGCAGCAAGAAAAAACGGCTAGTCTTAAATCTTTCAATGCCGAAGTAGAATCTTTACAAAAATCAAACAACATTTTGTCCGCTGAGTTAGCAGCTAAAAATTTGTCTCTTACTTCTTTGACGGAAGAAATAAGCAACTTGAAGCAAAACATATCAACCAATTCTGAAAACAAAGACAGTGCcttatttgaaaaagaaaaaatcattgcAGAGTTAAAAACGgaaaaagaaaatgtcaacTCTAATCTAAGCTCTCTCATCACCAAATATGAGGATTTGAAGACAAGGTTCGAGAAAGAAAGAGCTAGTCTTgaagaaaagctaaaaattaacgaaaaagaACAGAAAGCTCTGGCTGAATTGAAATCTACACTGTAAGTACTATTTCTCAATTTATTTACTATTCTATCAGTTTTTGGACCATTAAAAAACTTCCCATTAAAAATTTAGCTCATGActgaattatttaaaatcaagtGCATACTTTTTGTAATGCATACATCATGTGCAAAATTTGCTCCTTAATTGATCTTTAGAATCCCATTTTATGCAGAGCTAACAAAAAGGATAAGTTATGTCCGGCGGCTACCCTTCATAAATGCACCTCTTTCAAAATCCCTCTCATAAAACTGATTTCAttcaaagtttaatttttcagcatAAACTGATTTtaatcaagtaaaaaaaaactgccccTCCAAGTTTTCTTTTTACTCGTAGCATTGTCTTGAATCTTTATCAATATATTCACCTGACCATAAGATGTTTCAAATATTaggagcattttttgttgtaatcCGTtattaatgtaaaatttcatattttcttcttttgtgttattttaagttttcttttttattattatattttcttGCCACAGTTTTATTACAAAGAAGCACTTAAAATCGTACAAAATTAGTAACTTTAACTGTAATTTTTACATGGCTACAGAAAGGTTGAAAATGATTTAACTCGGGAACTGGAAAGGCGAATGAAAGAAGATGCTATCAAGCATCAAGAATTGTTAGCTCGGGTTGACTCTGTCCATCAGTTAACAAAGAGTTTTTCACCAGGACAGGACTCAGATTTCAGCCAATAAACAAAAGCATCTTTCAAAAACTTTCCATTTAGTGTAATTCAAGAGGTAACAAATAGAAACTACATATCTCACTGTTACATACATATCTgcaattgattttgttttttgtcttcCCTTTCTTGAGGAAACTAATGGGGCGCAAGGAGTCAAACTCAGGATTTTAGCTCCTAAATTAGCTAGAAAAAGGGTTACTTCTAATTCTTTCTTATAGTGAAAACATTAGAGGCCAAAATACACAGCAACAGCATGCGGAGTAGGGAGCAAGAAAACttttacttcattttgcaacTCTGTTAATTGAAGTGATAGCAATGGTTGTCAGACCTGTTTGACTTCTTGTTTTGACCCTCGTTTTCACATGATGAAAAGAACTCAAAGTTCGCTTGGGTGGTataatttaatttgtttcatGGTGACGGAATAATGGAGGAATTTATAGCGTCTGATACTGCTTTTCTTTAATAGCAGATGTACTATTTACTTCCACATCAGCTTTCAAAAATCGCGTAATTCTCTCGACTCGTTCATTTTTGCCAGGTGCTACATGGACCTTGTAAAGTATctaatatttttcatgttttttataTGATCCATTCATTACAGTTTGGTTTTTTCTCAACAGTTTCCAgttctttaaaatgtttgccTTCTTAAGTCTGCATTCTGTAATTTCTGTGCCTCTTAGTGCCTCAGTTTAACCCATCTACTCGTAGGTAGTAAGAACCAGCTTTCTCATGAAACTTAGGTGCTATTGTAAATATGCTTAATAGTCACAGCATTTTTGCCCAAATAGCTCTTAAGATCATAACAAACATTTAGTAAATAATCCATCCTTAtcaatcaagaaaattttgtaaaaatatttacaaaatttaccctaaaaatatttacaagactGGGGAGAGTCGAAATATGATTATGGATTGAGATaaatgctgaaaaaattcagtcaaataATTTAACATCCTCTGAGAGGAATATTCATGTATTCAAGCTATAATTTTTCCCAAATCCTTTTGTCATAATAGTCTTCCATTTGCTGTGCATTTCATTCAATCCTCATTCTTTGCTGCCCAAAATGAGAGAAAGCTTTTGACGAAGTTCGTGAAATCAGCACGGGCCAGCGGGAACACAAGAAAACATTCTGCTGAGCTCGCCATTATTCAGGGTGATTTTGGACCTGTTTTCGTAGGAGGAACCTATTTGCATAtccaaaaaataagtaaatgagTCAGTCCAAGCACTAATGGGCTAATATTCACGGTCACTATTTCAGTTCCAGGGCATCCCTGCGTACAATGATTGACTGTTTTAAACCCTAGTGTTGTTCAATTGCTCCCCAACAACTAATGCATCAGTAACGTTGACTGTGTGTAGGTTAAAAGTTGACCTGTTTCtttggaaataaatattttttatcatcaaacaTCTCCGTGGAATAAGAGATACTACATTtccggaaaaaaaggaaagggggCATAGGTTTCTTTCATCATGTTTTCtcactgatttttgtttttttatttcgttGCTTCGAAACCCGCTCTCTCTTCCCCCTCCTGCTCTCGCTCCCGATCTTATAATTGAAGAGTATGCACCCACCTCTGCAACACAGGAGCTACCATAACTAAAACCAAGCGATTCGTTGGTACTACTAGCTGATGGCTAGTAATTATTCGCCAGAAGTAGCTTAGTTGTTAATCGTCTGCACCATGACAGCAGCAAAATCataacttgaaaaattttacttaaatcatTTTCATCAGTAAAAATCCACTCTCCGATCTAGAAATTCATGACAAATTTGTAATCTCTGATAGTATTCCCTTTCAGTATTCTTATTCGTATGATGTCATTGAGATTTTCTCGTGCCAGTTTTAGAACCTTTAACTTAAATTTAAGGTCAATCACAGGGAAAGTTAAGGCTTCCAGTATATCAGTAGACAGCTCTGTCCCTTCAACAGGTCTGTTGCGAATGAACTCAACACCATGAACTGAGATAGACTCAACATGAAATGGAGAGTCCACTAAGCCAAATAACCTTGTTACTGGCCGGATAAGGAGACAAACTTTgaacaaataattttgctcactTTTTTATCCTAAAggaatagtttatttttttccacaatattaaatttaaatttgtcaTTGTGACAAAAGACCATGATGTAATTTGTTTAAGTTCAATAGgtattgaagaataaaaaatctttcATCAGTATGGTACTAAGAAATGAAGATTTAGCTGTCAGTATAGTGGAACGAATAACAGTAAAACAATCTCAGTAAATGTAAATCCCCTTTTACTGGTGGGAAAGATTTTGATTAACGTGTGCTTTTTTCTCCATGTCACcttttaagttttgaaattttttgaaaatgttcatgttcagtgcttttgaagatttttattcACAAAAATACTGAATAGAACATTACCtcagcattattttcttttttctgatttcagaGAGAAGGAGAGTGAAGCAAGCAAGAAGCAGATAATTGAAATGAGCCATACATTAAATACTAAGAATGAGGAAATGTCATCGATGATATCAGAACTGGACACATTAAGGAGAGCCATGGTTGATGCAGCACAAGTTCAATCTGAATTAAACGCTCTGAAGTTTGAGAGAGACGAACTTTTGATCAAACTTGGTTCTGTGCAAGCATCGGCAACTCAATCTCTAATTGATGCTAAAAGCGGAGGTAGCTTACTTTATCACATTTTTTATCACCACTTTCaggatattttatgaaaaagactgaaaatttgaaatatcttGAAACTTCAACTCTGGAAAGACAACCATTAGCGCTGCACATGATATCAAACTTTGCCTCAGTTTGGTTTGGGGCTCATTGCTTTGAGTACATTCTGAgcactattttttcatttttgaatagtAAATCCAGACGAATATTTTACAATGATGAACAGTTGTAATTTTAGTTAATTGAATGATAAATACCTGAAGTAAGAGGGTTCATATGTTTCTGTAATTTGCAGTGAAATTAatgccaaaatttttttgcagttttacgtATGCATTTTGTTGATGAATTGAGTCAGGGAACTTTGATGATTTTGTTCTGAGAGatcctggaaaagtcaggaaatgcTTCTCTGAAAAGTCTGTAGACACCTTGTATGTACCTTATACATGTTATATTAGCGTGCCAAAATAACCTTATGGATGGGGCAGCAATTCAACTATAGCAGAAAGTACACGCTATTCAATAcattaaatgcgtttttctctaAACTGTGATCTCAACTGTGAGTCAGCCTTCTCACCAAGGAAATTCTCAATAAGGGAAATCTTGCTATTAAAGTCGCTTTGTGTTTGCACAGATCCTGCCTTCAAGCAGTTACTAGAAGAGAAAGAATTAGCCGACAGCCAGGTTAATTTCTTGAATTCCATCATAGCTGACCAGCAAAAGAAACTTGACTCTCTTAACAATCAGCTGGAACAACTTTATCTGGATCCCAACACAGC is a window from the Bemisia tabaci chromosome 5, PGI_BMITA_v3 genome containing:
- the CLIP-190 gene encoding uncharacterized protein CLIP-190 isoform X5 is translated as MPTAELDFQNLGTYCRIEDLYLRNRFFLPWLYRRYNFLKQTYSRSIDENDEFVAPLSINRRRSSERRFSNAGSDSGWADARRLSEAGVRRTSDASVVLTEDTDSFIIGDRVWVGGAKPGQIAYIGETQFGPGEWAGIVLDEPIGKNDGSVAGVRYFQCEPKKGVFSRLTRLTKHSLDSGTLTGLLTGTADARKSSISTPQPRKYSAASTPSMVSPTSSVKSYSLTTPSRKASSGELKVGDRVIVSSNQGSKAGILRYKGPVDFQPGEWCGVELDEPMGKNDGSVAGRRYFECAPNFGLFAQSSKVSRSPIGANRRPSCAVHNSAIKRSGSRESLQSSFSTSTAASGIPTMRKPAIRASVPATPSRTPLQDVLKEKNAYIEQLLKEQELARSQFTKAATQVGDTELKLNTLQIEFDQFRKEVDVNRKKFEESIAKLEKEKRELIEQLDDEKRKSEDLQFRVEEESIEKSELQTQIEQRSKRVAELETLVKEGNSKLGQTDAESNKLFETEEALLKVREELEAIRKSSKTNEETLRKQLNETQTKLDNSEKFVKDLQNEVEKLREESAASLSKTVEDLNNEISKLRIECDEASDKMKIMELENTKLKEEVESMEKLSKSHEESLQSEFNIQILKFKEQIQLLEIDKKREKEKADELSAIIDELNKNKLEEEKKLRDSNLELEKKITSLVNESTMNLESKSNSYEKKVKDLLNEVNEKTSTIEQLKSQQKLVEDNAKNLEIKLQLQLNDLQTSLDQKSKELEQLKKDMEEKLSNSSKAEEDSRLAFEKKLGDKVEECNKLNEKLSSREVEVTELKTAMETKLSEFKNLEDKLSEELKKRKSLENELQLRLAESSGSAEKNTELAETLKKLQDELGSSNEKREQLEAKLLKKAEDFKELEEKLKLVQAEFSNIEEKLSKKLDEFETVQNNLASKSSECEKLAVELKEKVNLVKTSENELNKMKGKLIEVEGKHSDVTKSLDQHLQEFREQQVEIEKKTEELARISEELKLKDIEISKSSETIKQLNDSMANAERSIEEQTEIIRNLNNEKSDMGRKIQDLEEKCESLIQQKQKLEDNISELMNNSSSSSEQLTRLHSELREKGQEVEGLREALNEKTRAVERIEEDLRQQLELLSEKKSKLEAASKEEIEKLKQEHANNLAALKSTHEASLMNSLNEMEKVKSESISTETNLKEQINLLIAEKKDLETKLESFKDRETQLESELKVLQEEKQQMEKDLKEISDVKAKTDSDLEAQLAEKENSIKRCEHQFEMFRQSANLMEEKFKKKVEELTQSLSKKDTLLTSANIQIDELKVDYETAEARIQDLKTKVSKKKEKIEMLNRELQDTKNIAKNLQTAVTEKIELLEKQEKEIQCLKAEKESSVLTAEEKIRNLADLEKTQSQFAEKEVSLVKEIESLKSESNKINEDMKAKENQLQDLRTKIENLQRDRVDKENDLNKEIETLNVEKNRISQILEEKDEKLKSLYAEIESISHKTAEKETLLKVKIENQQKESEELTKQLAEKSSQIQIVSSELELLQSKNHSLNDELSEKTNKIKTLTEELNSLKQSIAQNSSDKDKIICEKNNIISDLQQEKTASLKSFNAEVESLQKSNNILSAELAAKNLSLTSLTEEISNLKQNISTNSENKDSALFEKEKIIAELKTEKENVNSNLSSLITKYEDLKTRFEKERASLEEKLKINEKEQKALAELKSTLEKESEASKKQIIEMSHTLNTKNEEMSSMISELDTLRRAMVDAAQVQSELNALKFERDELLIKLGSVQASATQSLIDAKSGDPAFKQLLEEKELADSQVNFLNSIIADQQKKLDSLNNQLEQLYLDPNTAFNPVKEKKIPAPRLFCDICDEFDLHETEDCPQQASESPPPERRTKTGVKPEPRPYCENCEVFGHDTEDCDKDETY